GACTCCCGGGCGTTGGTGTGGGAGCCCATCTCCAGCAGGATGACCCGGGGGCCCAGGTCCTGGTTGTAGTTGCCCCGGCCGAAGAAGATGCCCTTCATGAGGCCGGGGTACAGTTCGTCGGCCACCGCCTTCAACTGGCGGGCGAACTGGAGGTTTTGGGCACTGTTGGGGTTCTGCCGGCCCACCACCGCCCGCACCTGGGTCACCCCCTGGCCGTCGATCTCGTGGGCGTACACTTCCTGGGGCACGGCGTCCCGGTGGACGTCCACCACCACCGCCGGCCGGTCCCGCAGGTGCTGGACGATGGTCTGGCGGGAGCGGCGGTAGGCGCCCCGGTCGTGGGGCAGGTGGAGGCTCTCATCGTGGATGACGGTGAAGCCTTCATCCTCCAAGCCCTGGGCGAAAGCCTCGCCCACCTTGTGGATGCCGCCCCTGCCCTCGGTGGCTTCCTCCCCGTCGGAGCGGACATAGGATTCGGCATTGTGGGTGTGGATGATGAGGATCTTGCTCCCGTCCGCGGCCCCGCCCCGGCCCATGAGGATGTCCAATAGGCTTCGCCGCTGGGCCAGGTGCTGCACCGACGGGCCGGCGTTGGCGGCGGCCGCCGCTGCATCGGCCGCGGGCACCACCGCCGGCGTGGGCTTGGCGCCCGGCGCCTCGCTCAGGCTGAACTGGCCCAAGGTCTGGGCAAAGGCGTTGCGCCCGTCCACCCGCAGCACCCGGTACCAGCGGTTGTCGGCGTCGATGTACTCATCGTCCACGAAGATGGGGTGGCCCCAGTGGGTGATCACCCGGCCCGACTCGTCCAGGAGCCGGTAGGTCTCGCCCGCCGGGCCCGGGCGGTGGGCCTGGCCTTCCCGCCACAGACGGTCGCCGGCCATGGTGGCCCCGGCCATCAGGAGCAAGGCCAGCACCACGCTGAGCATGGCTCCCCCGCCGCCGCCCAGGGGGGAGGGCCGGGGCGGGCCACCGTTGCCGGCATTATCGTCGCCTTCCCCTGGTGTCCTGCTTCCGCCTGCCGCCGGAGCATCGGGGTCAGGGGCCTGGCCCCCGGCCGGGGCAGCCTGGCGCCGGGCGAGAAATTCCCTGGTTTCCCCGACCGTTTCCGCCAATAGGACCGCCAGGAACCCCGCCAGCACCACGCTGTCGACGATGCCTGCCCGGCCGATGCCGGCGAAGGCGCCGGGCACGCCCCGGGCTACGTTGGCGATGCCGGCGAACACGTCGGCCAGCACCAGGCCCAGGACGCCGGCGATGAAGGCGGAGCGGCGTGAGCGTCCGGCCAGGTACCCGGTGACGGCGGCCACGATGGCCGGCGCCCACACGGGGTCCACGTCCAGCCGGCCCAAGGTGCCCGGCTCGGGGGGGAGGAGGGTTTCCAGGCCGAAGACCACCGCCGCGGTGATCAAGGCGGCCACCACGGCCCGGCGCTTCTCGTAGGCCTCGTCGGCGGTGGTGATCAAGTAGATGCAGACGCCCACGGGAACCACGGCCCCGCCCAGGCCGATGCGGACGCCGGCCCCCAGGGGGATGTCGGGCAGAAAGGTGCCGGCGAACATGGCCGCCAGCAACAGCAGGGCGGTGGTGTCGGTGAGGCGCATCCGGTCCAGCACCCGGTGGGTCCAGCCCAGGAAGATGGCTGTAGCCAACAGCAAGATCAAGATCCTGCCTAACGGTAAGAAGGCCATGGCAGCCTGTACCCC
The nucleotide sequence above comes from Sphingobacteriaceae bacterium. Encoded proteins:
- the spoIIP gene encoding stage II sporulation protein P, giving the protein MLLATAIFLGWTHRVLDRMRLTDTTALLLLAAMFAGTFLPDIPLGAGVRIGLGGAVVPVGVCIYLITTADEAYEKRRAVVAALITAAVVFGLETLLPPEPGTLGRLDVDPVWAPAIVAAVTGYLAGRSRRSAFIAGVLGLVLADVFAGIANVARGVPGAFAGIGRAGIVDSVVLAGFLAVLLAETVGETREFLARRQAAPAGGQAPDPDAPAAGGSRTPGEGDDNAGNGGPPRPSPLGGGGGAMLSVVLALLLMAGATMAGDRLWREGQAHRPGPAGETYRLLDESGRVITHWGHPIFVDDEYIDADNRWYRVLRVDGRNAFAQTLGQFSLSEAPGAKPTPAVVPAADAAAAAANAGPSVQHLAQRRSLLDILMGRGGAADGSKILIIHTHNAESYVRSDGEEATEGRGGIHKVGEAFAQGLEDEGFTVIHDESLHLPHDRGAYRRSRQTIVQHLRDRPAVVVDVHRDAVPQEVYAHEIDGQGVTQVRAVVGRQNPNSAQNLQFARQLKAVADELYPGLMKGIFFGRGNYNQDLGPRVILLEMGSHTNARESAERSAGYMAKVMKEWFDRHFED